Proteins from one Streptomyces sp. NBC_00390 genomic window:
- a CDS encoding DUF6968 family protein gives MTYELGEVVAERRIDTVAEDGGGMSVVVRIGKPQPDTLMDGVSQTKPHTDWYCPHQIVGLGEESVHVSFGVDSLQAFLLGVYSLQLKLAERAEAASVRLDWLGMPDLGLKVDPEVHKLPGRPPGVPRTG, from the coding sequence ATGACCTATGAACTCGGCGAGGTTGTAGCAGAGCGGCGGATAGACACCGTCGCTGAGGACGGAGGCGGCATGTCGGTGGTGGTGAGGATCGGAAAACCGCAGCCGGACACTCTGATGGACGGGGTGTCACAGACGAAGCCGCACACCGATTGGTACTGCCCCCATCAAATTGTGGGCCTGGGCGAGGAAAGCGTCCACGTGTCCTTCGGGGTCGATTCTCTGCAGGCATTCTTGCTCGGCGTGTACAGCCTGCAGCTGAAACTGGCCGAGCGCGCAGAGGCAGCGTCGGTCCGGCTGGATTGGCTGGGGATGCCCGACCTTGGCCTGAAGGTCGACCCGGAGGTGCACAAGCTCCCCGGCCGGCCTCCCGGCGTCCCGCGGACAGGCTGA
- a CDS encoding TetR/AcrR family transcriptional regulator yields MTDGAPDLVERAVARPLAGRYEVSAAEVQRLIEATYTVIERTGSLDPTVRDILHESGLSNQVFYRHFRSKDDLLIAMLDHGRRRMADHLRHRISAAAGPLDAVRAWIEGVLAQAADRRAAARTRPFLAHVDRLAARFPDEQRASEEAMIQPLALALREAAATGVLNGAGEGADHDRDARTVYLLTIAVLHEHLRTGTRPETAETDHLVRFALAGLSGSR; encoded by the coding sequence ATGACCGACGGGGCGCCGGATCTGGTGGAGCGCGCGGTCGCCCGGCCGCTCGCCGGACGCTACGAGGTCTCGGCGGCCGAGGTGCAGCGGCTGATCGAGGCCACCTACACGGTGATCGAGAGGACCGGGTCGCTGGACCCCACGGTGCGCGACATCCTGCACGAGTCGGGCCTGTCCAACCAGGTGTTCTACCGGCACTTCCGGTCCAAGGACGACCTCCTCATCGCCATGCTCGACCACGGCCGGCGCCGGATGGCGGACCATCTGCGCCACCGGATATCCGCCGCCGCAGGTCCGCTCGACGCGGTCCGGGCCTGGATCGAGGGGGTACTCGCCCAGGCCGCCGACCGGCGCGCGGCCGCCAGGACCCGACCCTTCCTGGCCCATGTCGACCGGCTCGCCGCACGCTTCCCCGACGAACAGCGGGCCTCCGAGGAAGCGATGATCCAGCCGCTGGCCTTGGCACTTCGCGAGGCCGCCGCGACCGGCGTGCTCAACGGCGCGGGCGAGGGGGCCGATCACGACCGCGATGCCCGTACCGTCTACCTGCTGACCATCGCGGTCCTCCACGAGCATCTGCGCACCGGCACCCGGCCGGAGACGGCGGAGACGGACCACCTGGTGCGGTTCGCGCTCGCCGGCCTCAGCGGCAGCCGCTGA
- a CDS encoding 2-oxoacid:acceptor oxidoreductase family protein: MERELLMTGIGGQGIQLGARLLAQALTNAGLAVSMFGSYGGMMRGGNTEATLIVGDRAIESPPTVSRAWSCLVMHEAYADKVTERVRPGGLAVVNSTLCTACPWPDRIRVLEVPATGVADELGAVGAAMLVALGAYVRGTGIVGIDHLVATLPDVLPPYRSRLLAVNERALRTGFARAAATYVPAWPEAVA; this comes from the coding sequence GTGGAGCGTGAACTGCTGATGACAGGCATCGGAGGGCAGGGCATCCAACTCGGCGCCAGGCTGCTCGCCCAGGCGCTGACGAACGCCGGACTCGCTGTCTCGATGTTCGGCAGCTACGGCGGGATGATGCGCGGCGGCAACACCGAGGCCACGCTGATCGTGGGCGATCGCGCGATCGAGAGCCCGCCGACCGTCTCCCGTGCGTGGTCGTGCCTGGTCATGCACGAGGCATACGCCGACAAGGTCACCGAGCGCGTCAGGCCCGGCGGTCTCGCAGTGGTCAACAGCACGCTCTGTACTGCCTGTCCGTGGCCGGACCGCATCCGGGTGCTGGAGGTCCCGGCCACGGGCGTCGCGGATGAGCTGGGCGCGGTTGGCGCAGCGATGCTGGTCGCCCTCGGCGCGTACGTCCGGGGCACCGGCATCGTCGGGATCGACCACCTGGTGGCCACGCTGCCCGATGTTCTGCCGCCCTACCGCAGCCGCCTGCTGGCCGTGAACGAGCGGGCTCTGCGAACCGGGTTCGCCCGCGCGGCCGCAACGTACGTGCCGGCCTGGCCGGAGGCGGTCGCATGA
- a CDS encoding 4Fe-4S dicluster domain-containing protein — MSRGTLVIDVEACKGCELCIDACPPSVLVMTDDQVNSRGHRYPQLLPGCIACTACTAICPDFVFQVYRYDHRPAGR, encoded by the coding sequence ATGAGCCGCGGCACGCTCGTCATCGACGTCGAGGCATGCAAGGGATGCGAGCTGTGCATCGACGCCTGCCCGCCGTCGGTCCTGGTGATGACCGACGATCAGGTGAACAGCCGGGGGCACCGGTATCCGCAGCTGCTGCCCGGCTGCATCGCCTGCACGGCGTGCACGGCGATCTGCCCCGACTTCGTCTTCCAGGTGTACCGCTACGACCACCGGCCGGCCGGCCGGTGA
- a CDS encoding thiamine pyrophosphate-dependent enzyme: protein MTGRKALPIVPTDEPPACGAKLVHDFTPALVDIGAHQLCPGCGEPVAMRAIVEAVAELGRTASCVAVFGIGCSTAFSNNLDIEVVQALHGRAPSVATGVKRSRPDLAVLTVQGDGDMADEGLQEVLHAAARGERITCFMLNNGVFGETGGHMTATTVLGQRTKNTLEGRDSTRHGHPIRLANLLAQLEGAVYVARGAVDTAVNVHRTKRMVLRALRAQELGFTFVEILTMCPTGWFVETTQAPIYLAEHHAAVHSMGVLKDLEGGKDVAQ, encoded by the coding sequence ATGACCGGACGCAAAGCCCTGCCCATCGTCCCCACGGACGAGCCCCCCGCCTGCGGCGCGAAACTCGTCCACGACTTCACACCCGCCCTGGTCGACATCGGGGCCCACCAACTCTGCCCCGGCTGCGGCGAGCCGGTCGCGATGCGCGCCATCGTGGAAGCCGTCGCGGAACTCGGCCGCACTGCCTCCTGCGTCGCGGTGTTCGGGATCGGCTGCTCCACGGCGTTCTCCAACAACCTCGACATCGAAGTCGTCCAGGCACTGCACGGGCGGGCCCCTTCGGTGGCCACCGGCGTGAAGCGCAGCCGGCCCGACCTGGCCGTACTGACCGTGCAGGGCGACGGCGACATGGCCGACGAGGGCCTGCAGGAGGTGCTGCACGCGGCGGCCCGCGGCGAGCGGATCACCTGCTTCATGCTCAACAACGGCGTGTTCGGCGAGACCGGCGGCCATATGACGGCCACGACCGTGCTCGGCCAGCGCACGAAGAACACCCTGGAAGGCCGCGACAGCACCCGCCACGGGCATCCGATCCGGCTCGCGAACCTGCTCGCCCAGCTGGAGGGGGCCGTGTACGTCGCACGCGGCGCGGTCGACACCGCGGTCAATGTGCACCGCACGAAGAGGATGGTCCTGCGAGCACTGCGGGCACAGGAGTTGGGCTTCACCTTCGTCGAGATCTTGACGATGTGCCCGACCGGCTGGTTCGTGGAGACGACGCAGGCCCCCATCTACCTGGCCGAACACCATGCCGCGGTGCACTCCATGGGCGTGCTCAAAGACCTGGAAGGCGGGAAGGACGTGGCACAGTGA
- a CDS encoding D-2-hydroxyacid dehydrogenase, with the protein MTERSAVVVGLAYPPSWDQRAADVIERDIAALRAVDSRVKVVRCPPGATTPAALARLDILVGLRLPPDVPRATPRLRWVQAIGAGVGHLLPADLDARGIRLSTASGVNAVPVAEFAFARVLGHFKRFAELDRAQREHRWTPYYGEPLAGRTLGVLGLGAIGTEVAVRARAFGMRVSAMRRSVGRPAPHADTLYGPDGLRSMLAECDAVVAALPETPQTVDMMDRAAFAAMPAGAFFCNVGRGSCVVEEAMVEALRSGRLGGAAVDVARLEPLPAASPLWHAPNLAISAHSASAAGAHFAGVFRLLRENLARYLAGEALINEVDTTIGY; encoded by the coding sequence GTGACGGAGCGTTCCGCGGTCGTCGTCGGCCTTGCCTACCCCCCGTCCTGGGACCAGCGTGCCGCCGACGTGATCGAGCGGGACATCGCTGCACTACGGGCGGTCGACTCGCGCGTCAAGGTCGTCCGATGCCCGCCCGGCGCCACCACCCCCGCGGCGCTGGCCCGGCTCGACATCCTCGTCGGGCTGCGCCTGCCGCCGGACGTCCCGCGGGCCACGCCCCGGCTGCGCTGGGTCCAGGCCATCGGTGCGGGTGTCGGGCACCTGCTGCCCGCGGACCTCGACGCGCGTGGCATCCGGCTGTCCACCGCGTCCGGGGTGAACGCCGTGCCGGTCGCGGAGTTCGCCTTCGCGAGGGTGCTCGGGCACTTCAAACGGTTCGCCGAACTGGACCGGGCGCAACGCGAGCACCGCTGGACCCCTTACTACGGCGAGCCGTTGGCAGGCCGCACCCTCGGCGTGCTCGGCCTCGGCGCGATCGGCACCGAGGTCGCGGTACGGGCCCGGGCCTTCGGCATGCGGGTCTCGGCGATGCGGCGCAGCGTCGGACGCCCCGCGCCGCATGCCGACACGCTGTACGGCCCCGACGGGCTGCGCTCGATGCTGGCCGAGTGCGACGCGGTGGTCGCGGCCCTGCCGGAGACACCGCAGACCGTGGACATGATGGACAGGGCCGCGTTCGCCGCGATGCCTGCGGGAGCGTTCTTCTGCAACGTGGGCCGCGGCTCGTGCGTCGTGGAGGAGGCCATGGTGGAGGCCCTGCGGTCGGGGCGGCTCGGCGGCGCCGCAGTCGACGTCGCGCGCCTCGAACCACTGCCCGCCGCGAGCCCTCTGTGGCACGCGCCGAATCTGGCGATCTCGGCGCACTCGGCCTCCGCCGCGGGCGCGCACTTCGCCGGGGTCTTCCGGCTCCTGCGCGAGAACCTCGCCCGCTACCTCGCGGGCGAGGCGCTGATCAACGAGGTCGACACGACGATCGGGTACTGA
- a CDS encoding class I adenylate-forming enzyme family protein: MPVPAHQLLIGDVFTNAARAVPHRTAAVLGDRSLTFAEIDTGADTVARTLRGLGIGPGERVVCWAGTTLDAVPLFAALARLGALYAPVPGTLGVDEAAELAAAVRPALVVTADRTPAETARLGAAIGAPVRDLTAVVAADAEAHGAAAARDTEPHTSTSLLETDPHCLFFSSGSTGRPKGIVLSHRVSFLRSHPGSQLEPRGAAVCSFPLFHMAAWTISLQQWQARDTVVYLDHADGQAIRAAVQTHRATRLYCVPAVWQRVLDGDHAALATLRFADTGTSAVTAGFLDAVRTAAPRAHLRVFYGSTETGNVAALDGDGLRDHPHSIGVPGTSTEVRTSADGELQVRGPLLFDGYFDDPAATAAAFDDGWYRTGDLAEIDAAGRITLTGRLGELIRTGGETVLPQEVEARLADHPAVADAAVVGLPDPAWGEVVCAVVVPRDPGRPPSLQDLRRHLHGRLAAHKHPRLLRVVDELPRTPATGQVRRRLIAQRIAAASPCCGVSSW; this comes from the coding sequence ATGCCCGTACCCGCGCACCAGTTGCTGATCGGCGATGTCTTCACCAACGCCGCGCGGGCCGTGCCGCACCGCACGGCGGCCGTGCTCGGCGACCGGTCACTCACCTTCGCCGAGATCGACACCGGCGCCGACACGGTCGCCCGCACCCTACGGGGACTCGGCATCGGCCCCGGCGAGCGCGTCGTCTGCTGGGCGGGCACGACACTGGACGCAGTCCCCCTCTTCGCCGCGCTCGCCAGACTCGGCGCGCTCTACGCGCCCGTCCCAGGAACGCTCGGCGTCGACGAGGCGGCAGAACTCGCCGCCGCGGTCCGCCCGGCGCTCGTCGTCACGGCGGACCGGACACCGGCCGAGACCGCGCGGCTCGGCGCTGCGATCGGCGCCCCGGTACGGGACCTGACGGCCGTGGTCGCAGCGGACGCAGAGGCACACGGGGCGGCCGCAGCACGGGACACGGAGCCGCACACCTCGACCAGTCTCCTGGAGACCGACCCGCACTGCTTGTTCTTCTCCTCAGGCTCGACCGGCCGGCCGAAAGGCATCGTGCTGTCCCACCGCGTCAGCTTCCTGCGCTCCCACCCCGGATCACAGCTCGAACCGCGCGGCGCCGCGGTCTGCTCGTTCCCTCTGTTCCACATGGCGGCCTGGACGATCTCCCTGCAGCAGTGGCAGGCACGCGACACGGTGGTGTACCTCGACCACGCAGACGGGCAGGCGATCCGGGCGGCCGTCCAGACCCACCGGGCGACCCGGCTCTACTGCGTGCCCGCCGTCTGGCAGCGGGTACTGGACGGCGACCACGCGGCGCTGGCCACGCTGCGTTTCGCCGACACGGGCACCTCCGCCGTCACCGCCGGGTTCCTCGACGCCGTCCGGACCGCCGCACCACGCGCCCACTTGCGCGTCTTCTACGGCTCGACCGAAACGGGCAACGTCGCGGCACTCGACGGCGACGGCCTCCGCGATCACCCGCACTCCATCGGCGTGCCCGGTACCTCGACCGAGGTACGCACGAGCGCCGACGGAGAGCTGCAAGTGCGCGGCCCGCTGCTCTTCGACGGCTACTTCGACGACCCGGCCGCCACCGCCGCGGCCTTCGACGACGGCTGGTACCGCACCGGGGACCTTGCCGAGATCGACGCCGCAGGGCGCATCACCCTCACCGGCCGGCTCGGCGAGCTGATCCGCACCGGTGGCGAGACCGTCCTCCCACAGGAAGTGGAGGCCCGGCTCGCGGACCATCCGGCCGTGGCCGACGCCGCCGTCGTCGGCCTGCCCGATCCCGCATGGGGCGAGGTGGTCTGTGCAGTCGTCGTACCGCGCGACCCCGGACGTCCGCCGAGCCTGCAGGACCTGCGGCGCCACCTCCACGGCAGGCTGGCCGCCCACAAGCACCCGCGCCTGCTCCGCGTCGTCGACGAGCTGCCCCGTACTCCGGCCACCGGCCAGGTCCGGCGCCGACTGATCGCGCAGCGGATCGCGGCCGCCTCGCCGTGCTGCGGCGTCAGCTCCTGGTGA
- a CDS encoding endonuclease/exonuclease/phosphatase family protein — METSDAMCIHVEEEMVLGRGTRLLAGAMIVACMVLVGPSAPSGALFARPLPVEAVRDVVPNRVMTWNICNPCEERNVDRAAEIATYAPQVIGLQEACVRDVEMIRDYLKSRYGLVYHVEYGVVLRNWGRCGGEPWRPGAFGQAVLSAAPMTDRVNVEYPDGGSEDRGYVAVTTMVGGRPVRVFNTHLAQRRQEAVRADQIAVLSADVARHDRAIVLGDFNAVPDAPELTGIWALAADTDPQCHPLPAGTCKPTTDWQSKFDYIFLRGIVPLEHRVHPTPYSDHHLLHTDLEPRSR; from the coding sequence ATGGAGACGTCAGATGCCATGTGTATCCACGTTGAGGAGGAGATGGTGCTCGGAAGAGGCACGCGGTTGCTCGCGGGCGCCATGATCGTGGCCTGCATGGTGCTGGTCGGCCCCAGTGCTCCGAGCGGTGCCCTCTTCGCCAGGCCGCTGCCCGTCGAAGCCGTCAGGGATGTCGTACCGAACCGGGTCATGACGTGGAACATCTGCAACCCCTGCGAGGAAAGAAATGTTGACCGGGCAGCGGAGATCGCCACGTATGCGCCCCAGGTCATCGGCCTGCAAGAAGCATGCGTCCGCGACGTCGAGATGATCCGGGACTATCTGAAGAGCCGTTACGGGCTGGTCTACCACGTCGAGTACGGGGTGGTCCTACGGAATTGGGGCCGCTGCGGTGGGGAGCCGTGGAGGCCGGGAGCCTTCGGCCAGGCGGTCCTCTCAGCGGCACCGATGACAGACCGCGTCAACGTGGAATACCCCGACGGAGGGTCCGAAGACCGTGGCTACGTGGCAGTAACCACCATGGTGGGCGGCCGGCCTGTCCGGGTCTTCAACACACACCTCGCCCAACGACGTCAAGAAGCAGTCCGAGCAGACCAGATCGCCGTACTCTCCGCAGACGTCGCCCGGCATGACCGCGCGATCGTTCTCGGCGACTTCAACGCCGTGCCGGATGCTCCCGAACTCACCGGGATATGGGCACTGGCCGCGGATACAGACCCACAGTGTCATCCCTTGCCCGCCGGCACCTGCAAGCCGACCACCGACTGGCAGAGCAAGTTCGACTACATCTTCCTGCGAGGCATCGTCCCGCTCGAGCACCGTGTGCATCCCACCCCGTACTCGGACCACCACCTGCTGCACACCGACCTCGAGCCGCGCAGCCGGTAG
- a CDS encoding YihY/virulence factor BrkB family protein encodes MGTVVHVPQTRDMLGEELSGDEAFTALRRYGGRKLFLDAFSRFRYADGFSFARSLAFQVVVGIVPFTIALVGVATTVHTESLSRVIELTVGRIVPGASAELVQEALGDTRRSAEADAAGALAMWLGLGFAVLNLASAMGQIERGCNRIYGIERDRPFLGKYGRGLLLALAGGLPLVLGFLVLVAGEAVGDSMVEALGWSRSRLGWWGPLRIPLGVLLAVVASAAIFRWSPRRDQPGYTWLAFGSAVHLILWVGTTWLLAFYVAKSGSFGTVYGPLTAFVALLLWANLTGVALFLGIAFAAQLEAARAGIVDPVHPDPGPGS; translated from the coding sequence ATGGGGACCGTGGTGCACGTGCCGCAGACGCGGGACATGCTCGGGGAAGAACTCTCGGGAGACGAAGCGTTCACCGCGCTGCGCCGCTACGGCGGGCGCAAGCTCTTTCTCGATGCCTTCTCCCGTTTCCGCTACGCGGACGGATTCAGCTTCGCACGCTCCTTGGCATTCCAGGTCGTCGTAGGAATAGTGCCGTTCACGATCGCTCTTGTCGGGGTGGCGACGACCGTGCACACGGAGAGTCTGAGCCGTGTGATCGAGTTGACGGTCGGCAGGATCGTGCCGGGAGCCAGTGCGGAGTTGGTGCAAGAGGCCCTGGGAGACACACGACGCAGTGCCGAAGCGGACGCGGCCGGTGCACTCGCCATGTGGTTGGGGCTCGGTTTCGCCGTGCTCAATCTTGCCTCCGCGATGGGGCAGATCGAGCGGGGCTGCAACCGTATCTACGGCATCGAGCGCGACCGCCCTTTCCTCGGTAAATACGGCCGCGGGCTGCTGCTGGCGCTGGCGGGAGGCCTCCCGCTGGTACTGGGCTTTCTCGTGCTCGTCGCGGGCGAGGCGGTCGGTGACTCGATGGTGGAGGCCCTGGGCTGGTCCCGGTCCAGGCTCGGCTGGTGGGGGCCGCTGCGAATACCCCTCGGTGTGCTGCTCGCCGTCGTGGCCTCTGCCGCCATCTTCCGCTGGTCCCCGCGGCGCGACCAGCCCGGCTACACCTGGCTTGCCTTCGGATCCGCCGTTCACCTGATCCTGTGGGTCGGCACGACCTGGCTCCTTGCCTTCTACGTCGCCAAGAGTGGCTCGTTCGGCACGGTGTACGGGCCCCTGACGGCATTTGTCGCGCTGCTGCTGTGGGCGAACCTGACCGGCGTTGCCCTGTTCCTGGGCATTGCTTTCGCCGCCCAGCTCGAGGCGGCCAGAGCGGGCATCGTCGACCCGGTTCACCCCGACCCCGGGCCGGGCTCCTGA
- a CDS encoding TrmB family transcriptional regulator has protein sequence MIDTELHGLGLGKTEEQAYRALLLASATDAADLARLLAVPRARLDEALACLADHGFTAPDPAAAPDALPSPTAPAAALRILIHRRQAALHHQSAELERLRTHADRIAGRLMSGFPEAALGDFEVVTGAADIAARADGLLASAEREVLILDRPPYVKGITGEPSSGTNPPGLEIEDLLERGVTVRAVLDRRGLDCPGKVRCLTELTERGLQARVGTALPTKLIAVDSRTCLLPPTEAVDPTMSALVLGNCLLRNAVLPLFETVWDRATPFGSPGSPLANPQRELLGLLAAGLKDEAIARRLGVHVHTARRRISQLLAELNADTRFQAGAQATLRGWLHDSPVRGVA, from the coding sequence ATGATCGATACCGAACTGCACGGCCTCGGGCTGGGAAAGACGGAGGAACAGGCCTACCGGGCCCTTCTGTTGGCGTCGGCAACCGACGCCGCGGACCTCGCCCGATTACTGGCCGTCCCCCGGGCCCGGCTCGACGAAGCACTCGCCTGTCTTGCCGACCACGGCTTCACCGCACCCGACCCCGCGGCCGCACCGGACGCTCTGCCTTCCCCGACCGCCCCCGCCGCCGCCCTGCGGATCCTGATCCACCGCCGCCAGGCGGCACTTCACCACCAGTCGGCCGAACTCGAACGACTGCGCACCCACGCCGACCGCATCGCCGGCCGCCTCATGTCCGGCTTCCCCGAAGCCGCGCTCGGCGACTTCGAGGTCGTCACCGGCGCCGCCGACATCGCCGCCCGGGCCGACGGCCTGCTCGCCTCCGCCGAACGGGAGGTGCTCATCCTCGACCGCCCGCCGTACGTCAAGGGAATCACCGGTGAGCCATCCTCCGGAACCAACCCGCCGGGACTGGAGATCGAGGATCTCCTCGAGCGGGGCGTCACCGTGCGCGCGGTCCTGGACCGCAGAGGCCTCGACTGTCCGGGGAAAGTCCGCTGCCTTACCGAGCTCACGGAACGCGGACTCCAGGCCCGCGTGGGAACGGCCCTGCCCACCAAGCTCATCGCCGTCGACAGCCGTACGTGCCTCCTGCCACCGACCGAGGCCGTCGACCCCACCATGTCCGCACTCGTCCTCGGAAACTGCCTGCTGCGCAATGCCGTGCTGCCCCTGTTCGAAACGGTGTGGGACCGCGCGACACCGTTCGGCAGCCCCGGGAGCCCGCTCGCGAATCCTCAGCGGGAACTGCTGGGACTGCTCGCAGCGGGCCTCAAGGACGAGGCCATCGCCCGGCGGCTCGGCGTCCATGTGCACACCGCCCGCCGGCGGATCAGCCAGCTGCTCGCGGAACTGAACGCCGACACACGGTTCCAGGCCGGGGCCCAGGCCACGCTGCGCGGCTGGCTGCACGACAGTCCTGTGAGAGGCGTCGCCTGA